In the Euphorbia lathyris chromosome 5, ddEupLath1.1, whole genome shotgun sequence genome, one interval contains:
- the LOC136228795 gene encoding stemmadenine O-acetyltransferase-like, whose translation MFELEFLSSELIKPSSPTPPHLSKLQFSFLDQNQCIVSMPFVLFYEKSNNFTNFQRCNLLKHSLSEALTIFYPLAGRINNYSYADCNDQGALFIETKANCQLSDILRNRNQYHNHSKKFIPLQPDKGTHQYGSLFQITYFNCGGLAISFAMPHMLGDALSQFIFLTSWAAIARGDAIEIPTFGSASIFPPRNISGFDFSQWVFKENLVTKLFVFDASTISALREKYSGNGEKLSRVQALSVFILSRIMASISQAASISQAKEGENNSRFMVFNAVNVRPLLDLKQTFGNLLWPAAAVIEIGKEDEIGRRIKDSITSVNAESVKKLHNEEELNFLNETVSIDSLKGEIDKYTFSSLCNFPVYDTDFGWGKPEWVTTSGMVFDNLVIFVDTKEGRGIEAWISMTEEDMAKFENDKQVISHVSSAPNGNPNFNSRL comes from the coding sequence ATGTTTGAATTAGAGTTTCTTTCCAGCGAATTAATCAAACCATCTTCTCCTACACCTCCTCATCTCTCCAAACTCCAATTCTCATTCCTTGATCAAAACCAATGCATAGTTTCAATGCCTTTCGTTCTTTTCTATGAAAAATCCAACAATTTCACCAATTTTCAAAGATGCAACCTCTTAAAACACTCTCTATCAGAAGCTTTAACCATATTCTACCCTCTTGCCGGACGTATTAACAACTACTCCTACGCAGATTGCAACGATCAAGGTGCTCTCTTCATCGAAACCAAAGCTAACTGTCAACTCTCAGATATTCTTCGAAACCGAAACCAATACCATAATCACAGCAAAAAGTTCATTCCTCTGCAACCTGATAAAGGCACACATCAGTATGGATCTTTGTTTCAGATTACCTACTTTAACTGCGGCGGATTAGCTATTTCATTCGCTATGCCACATATGCTTGGAGATGCTTTATCACAGTTCATATTTCTCACCAGTTGGGCTGCAATTGCAAGAGGGGATGCAATTGAAATTCCCACCTTTGGTTCAGCTTCCATCTTTCCACCTAGAAATATATCTGGGTTTGATTTCTCTCAATGGGTCTTCAAGGAAAACCTCGTCACTAAGTTATTTGTGTTTGATGCTTCCACAATATCGGCTCTGAGAGAGAAATATAGTGGTAATGGTGAAAAGTTGTCACGGGTGCAGGCTTTATCTGTTTTCATATTGAGTCGGATAATGGCGAGTATTTCTCAGGCGGCGAGTATTTCTCAGGCAAAAGAAGGTGAAAATAACAGCCGGTTTATGGTGTTTAATGCGGTGAATGTGAGGCCGTTATTAGATTTGAAGCAGACTTTTGGGAATCTTTTATGGCCGGCAGCAGCAGTGATTGAAATTGGTAAAGAAGATGAAATTGGGAGGAGGATAAAAGATTCCATTACAAGTGTGAATGCGGAGTCCGTAAAGAAACTTCATAACGAAGAGGAATTGAATTTCTTGAATGAAACAGTATCTATAGATTCTTTAAAAGGAGAGATAGATAAGTATACATTCAGTAGTTTGTGCAATTTTCCGGTATATGATACTGATTTCGGATGGGGAAAGCCTGAATGGGTAACCACATCTGGTATGGTTTTCGATAATCTTGTTATTTTTGTTGACACGAAAGAAGGGCGAGGAATCGAGGCATGGATTAGCATGACCGAGGAAGATATGGCTAAATTTGAGAATGATAAACAAGTTATTTCTCATGTTTCTTCCGCTCCAAATGGGAATCCAAACTTTAATTCACGCTTGTGA